The DNA region gagaaaagctctttttgcagttgacatgAAGTTATGACAACGTTgaaatttttttcaacattttgtcatCTACGTGGCGTAGCGCCTAATGGAGCACCATTTATTGTTGTTATCCCgattttacagggtttcacactttatctcaagaccgcgggaccccttcccgaatctgtcttagccaaagccaagattgcggtatgatgcttgaaatcgttgatgatacctgaaaacgttgatgatacctgaattcatcggatgcaatgctgaatctgcgcaaggtggatttaaaatatcaggtggtggattagggcctttggggggtcgccatagttgagggactttacgtcattttagaaccgttgaccattggtttccgcacacaaagcttagcaaatataacagatttctttgttattatgtgcattttagtgtgtctattgattttatcgaaaaaacgtaatatattaacaaaagatttgatgatttgtttatgcacgaaatttaaaatcatgctagcatgagttctaatctcaagtaaattgtccatgcggctcgtagataatgaggaattaatgtaaaaattgaaaaaaaataatgatttcttaatttttatcatcaaaaatgtcgaaaacacaaagaattctagaataaattcacagaataacacaaaataacacactttaatgtatgtttcaatgttaaataagaactcacaaagtccaaaatatatttttaaagaatatttattcgaaaaaatggggtagataaattatatgaacaaatttaattaatgtaaacaaattttgaatcctggggaccttacgtcaagtgacgaattgtcaaaatgcactagagtccaccacctgatatttttaaatccaccttgaatctgcggcacatttctcgaaacacactggtccgcgccgaggacatgcggtcgaatatttttttacacgggtaacctttgtgtacatcagtctattagaaacactcaattatccttttcgtttttttttaccaaaaaaagacaatttaataaaatgagtgaatgcatatttgtttaattaaaatatttcgaagtgttaagaaagtagcttcaactgtttaaataatcttttttggtaaaaacacgaaaaaaaaattaactgttttcagtacactgacGTACCCAAAGGTTAtacgtgtaaaaaaaatcgaccACGTGTCCTCgacgcggaccagtgtgttccgagaaatgtgccgcagattcagcattgcatccgatgaattcaggtatcatcaacgttttcaagcatcacaccacagtcttggctttgactaagacagattcgggaaggggtcccgcggtcttgagataaagtgtgaaaccctgtattatagaaccaaacaaaaacaataacatacAAAGAAATCAACCAGGATTGTATTCAAACCATTAATTTTTCACCtttaaatctatttttattcaattagATTTTGAATAAGATGTGAGATAGGGCCATGGGTTCGTGTGAGATGGGGCCATTGCTATCATATCATTGCCAAAAAAATGTGAACAAAAAGTGCTTGGTTCCCAGGGAAACAGATAAAAATGTTGTAGCTCTCACCGTATTGATAGAGTTTTCGTCGATTATGTTGAAACGTTCGGCGAGATTTGTTTGAGCGTAAAATAGTTATACTTATCAAAATCGGTCGTGAACATGTTTCGTTTAgcgatgttgagtttcaaaCCTCGCTTTCATACAActtattgaatatttttaagATGGTGGTTTCATGTGCCAATTAGTTGGTCAACCACTTTTCTTACTAACAGAGAGATGAGTCAATATTCTGTTTTACATTCATCCCCACAGAGATGAGATGGACCCGTGCTTCTTCGAGTCAACCATTCGTCAGAACCATCACAGCAATCACAAATGCCATCATTTACTCTACCACTCGATATGAACATATCTTTTCCGCGGCCCGTATTATGTCGCCTTTGAAATTTACAGTAAAACCGTCCTCGGGGGCATGCGCTTGTACTAGGTTCATCGCTTCCATCATCCGGACAATCGCAATAGTCATCGTTAACCCACTCCCAAGGAATTTCTCTTAAAGAGGTAAAGCATCGGAAATTCTTTACGCCTTTATTTACGCTATAACGGTGTAGGTCAACCACTCGAATGCCACTGCAATGAAAAAGATATGATAAAACAAAGAGCAGCTACATTTCTCacataaatataaacaaaccGAAAAATGTGTCGTTCAGCATTGCCTATTTTCTTCGGATAAACGAATGAAATTTCTTCCGAAATGTTTGGAATTGAGTTTGTCTTATTCCGTGATTTGTAATTCTGCTCTTGGGTGAGTTTCCCAAATCGGCCTTGGAGGTTATCAACCTCATGTCGTCCATCCAAACTAATCGATGTAATGGGATTCTGTTTAAGCAAATGTGTTTCATGTACCACATGATTTGATTCCAGTGTAAGCAACTGACTAATATACACCAACTGATATATAAAAAATGATATTCCCATCAGAACAACGAGAAACAACGTAAACTTGAGCTTTTGCTTGTACAATGGTTTATGGTAAATATTATCTcttttaatccatgttttacgcatttttttttctccttctagACTGACCCATTGGCTTTCGCAACTCACGTTTAACACACTTTACTAATACTTTTTAGAATTGTAATGATATATACGTTGTGCACAGCTTCGACAATGCATTTACGTCAACTAAACATAATCTCTTTTGGTTAACGTTCAAATAAACATAGAGCGAAAATGTCGCGCGCGGAGACGTCTCGCGCGATAAAAAGTAGCTAAGTTTTGCAAACAGCGCTACCGTGCAACTGACAGCGATTTGCAAGGGCTCGCGAGGGCTCAGACTTAATACAAGTTCACAGCCCCAGAAACCTTGcattaaccgtagagttggcaaccagatttacacacgtaagttggcaaccggcatacccgggtattccactcgttttgatgcaaaaaaataacgattttcataggtaaacaatgctttatatattttaatgctgtaagcaagtagtgccgaccatatattctcttctatttcatttattcatttagtttttttttttttattataaaaataacggtcaaattgaaatttggaatcgcttgaatttgactcgaaaattggcacaatacgaaaagaagaagaagacccAGGTGACAACTGTTCTACATTTTTAGcttaccgtattaatacacgatgcgcaatctcagattgcgcatatattcgttttatcaaaacataagtcatttcgcgtagccaaccctgagctataaacgtcatttccatacattttcagattgcgccaagattgcgcataaattttcaagattatatgtccgagatatatatatattttttgacagataaatatatcaaaccgacccgtttgacagataaatatatgcgcaatctgagattgcgcatcgtctattgctacggttaaACTCCTTGCGAACAGCTCGATTGAACCCATTGCCTCATATGAACGCTTGAAAacatgggtgtgtgagtgaacaaCGATGTGTTGAAGCGTTGAAGTTTATGTCAGAACTTCGGTAGAAGCCGGACAAACAAGAAGCTTGCAGTTTCGTCCTCGGTGTTCAACAGCCAAAACACTgagtaaaaagaaataaacgatcTATCCAGGAGCATCAGAATAGCTGAGAAACGCagggaaaataacaaaacaacgtgAAAGAGTGTTTTATAATAAACTTGTTGTTTAATATGGATTGAACAGtacgcatgttttgttttgggccgGTAGCTTGTGCACAACGTGATGACATTTCTCAAAATGGCACCAGAAAAAACGCTTCACACTGACGTTTCAACTGTTATAATAAGCTTAAACTCTGCAATATCGCTTGCTCTTTAAGCCAATTTTAAGACTGCTCTTTAAGCTTCCAGCAACTCGAAAAACGCTAACaatctgctcgaaaatgtcacttggggAGAAAcgtcccaagtgacattttcgagcagattGTTAGCGTTTTTCGAGTTGCTGGAAGCTTAAAGAGCAGGCTTAAAATTGGCTTAAAGAGCAAGCGATATTGCAGAGTTTAAGCTTATTATAACAGTTGAAACGTCAGTGTGAAGCGTTTTTTCTGGTGCCATTTTGAGAAATGTCATCACGTTGTGCACAAGCTACcggcccaaaacaaaacatgcgtaCTGTTCAATCCATATTAAACAACAAGTTTATTATAAAACACTCTTTcacgttgttttgttattttccctGCGTTTCTCAGCTATTCTGATGCTCCTGGATAgatcgtttatttctttttactcAGTGTTTTGGCTGTTGAACACCGAGGACGAAACTGCAAGCTTCTTGTTTGTCCGGCTTCTACCGAAGTTCTGACATAAACTTCAACGCTTCAACACATCGttgttcactcacacacccatgtTTTCAAGCGTTCATATGAGGCAATGGGTTCAATCGAGCTGTTCGCAAGGAGTTTAAGCTAAAAATGTAGAACAGTTGTCACCTGGGGTCATTCTCCatgcaaaatgtatggaatacccgggtatgctggttgccaacttacgtggtaaagttaaaaaaaatcaaaataaaatacttacaggctgtttaaaattacaacttatgcaccaaaaaatcataaattaaaagttgatgggctacggaaaatttcaaGCCAATAAAAGCagtgaatcaaaagttattgcagtttaaagttgaaaaaaatacccgggtatccggttgccaacttaaaggttaaagagcttgcgagcctaggcCTGCCAAAAAAGTACCGGACCAAATttgaatggcaaaaaaaattggtcacactcactcgctctctcggTGGCATCTCTCCTTCTCCGTAGTGCTCAAAAAAATCCACCCCTTTCTTTAATTTGCGCGTGCTATTCCGTCTTTGTAAAGGCTTTATTTGACGGAgaaaagtactgtcatttctcGATTGTCAtttagctgtcaaatttagactTAGGCACAAAAATGCCTCTCGTACGTGTAATAAGGTAAAATAATTGTTCTGTCACCTTTcacatttataatttaatttattgattttcttggcttaataaccaagataccgaaaacgccaccaatttcttgtAGCGGAATtcggggcaagtgtgccaccttaagcatttcaagttataactcacaaaacgtgtttttcaaaagccgatttaaatctcataaccattttacatctatttcctcacttacaactgagtttcgcttgaaaaaattgcaaacaaaacagtttttgaagcgttttaaaaagggtccaaaaagacgttgtttttgggctatggggcaagagtgccactcgtatggggcaagacggccacctggttaaaataaccgtatttcttagataattggaaattattacgtttgtaccactagtgtatgcattcctacatgtatttagtcaccaatgaaccccttttcatcacaaactgtatcgcaatatgggttgttgctggtctgtttttccggagtagaatccgctcgtaaaagcgcaccataccggtgaacgctacaacaatgtttacatttttgacagctcgcgcctatgaaagatggtggcacacttgccccaaatagagatggctcttttgccccaaaagttgtaacttttttgaaattgaatttttcagtgacaaaaagaaagtttttttcaacttaccccacaaaaaaattcacgttttctcagctatacggtggtgtaaatatttcctcggttgattgttcgcatgatttttgagagcttatttggttggattaaaaaattataatattctgctcaatcattaaactaaagtttttaaggaaaaatgcttggtggcactcttgccccgtatggcacacttgccccaaattccgctactaaaaatccagtttcattaaacaaagctaaaaaactatcAGTTTGATGGATTAAGCCACACGGCCacagaagcagccacttcaatgttgttgaAGTTAGTTTTTTATGCACGGGCAATTTATTCGCTCAACGTGTTTCACCTGTGTTAAAATGTGATTTAATTAAGCATAGGAAGCAACtaaacgtgtgtgtttaagttggtttgttgtgGAACATCCATGTGTAAtatgtgtatctgtgtgtttgtttacttgcgatCGAACTCttccatttcgctggtcagtgcatAGTTTATAGACTAATAATATTGCGGAAGTttaagtgcagtgatgtaagtgaatgaatttaatcaatcgaagagttaaaatcctgttcagcatattgaccttagccaacccttgaccaaacttttcctcaaagcatttttggaaaaggtgggttaagggtgggcaagataaatacatcagatcggaactggcagctccgattgttctaaaatttggtgggttaacgactgaatcgaccaccacaaacccacgtgagtttgaagtggttttacagtgggttaaggacgatttggttatttgggtaGTAAAACGTAAAACGTAGTTCGCAAAGCGTGTTGCGTatcttttctttaaaaatttaGGGACCACATTTGTGGCACCCCTACAAGTATTTTAATTATAGTAACCTATGAATTTGTGTAGCTATAAGTTTTTGTAtacatttacatttcatttacatttacaagttcatttcatttcatttcatttcatttcatttattagtTACAATATGTCTGCCTCAGGGGTTGAACATATAATTGCTTAAAAACCTAGTTGGCCCTATTGGTACTAAACTAACTGAAACTTAATTAAACTTATAGGGTTATGCGTGTCAACTATTAGCTACTTCGGATGTACCGAATGATTTTACTCACGTCTGGTTTGCTTAGCGGTCAAAATGCCCAAATAACCAtgataccgaaaacgccaccaatttcctgtactaaaaatccagttgcatgaaacaaagccaaagcactgtcagtttggtgggttaaaccaaggtgttataaatgacaaggtgaagttgttcagagcaaaatgacatttctcgacttgacatttctcttccgggggctccggtacaaggataatgtatttagaaggttgatttttatcgcttttgctgggcgacattgtgggggacatctgtcactctctgcatacaaattccATTACCCcacaccagccctccccgatttttcaATACCACTAatccacgtgggtttgaagtggcttTACAGTGGGTGTTGTTTACCAACAGCGGTTCTAGTTTGACAGCTGCGTTGTGgtgaagtgagagagagggacaggTAGCACAGGCGAAACAAACACGGGCGAAATAGAGAGAGTAGGAATGGTTCATCCCGAAGGAGCTTCGCGTGCAACGGATGAACCTGCGCAAATTAAGTGGAATGACCGCAATCGGGTTTGCGTGAAGTTTTAAAACGGGCACGAAGACGAAAATCGACCTCTTTCTACCATCGCGCCAAGAGAAGAAAGTTCAGTGAATTTTTAATAcagtttaatgaaattaagtGTATTAAGAAAACTGATGTTTCAACTTTAAATACGCGAAAGAAAGAGCTTTGTTGCTGGACGCAACAGTGGgttcccaaataaccaaatcggcTTTATCCCACTGTAaagccacttcaaacccacgtgggttggtggtggtcgattcagtcgttaacccaccaaattttagaacaatcggagctgccagttccgatccgatgtatttatcttgcccacccttaacccaccttttccaaaaatgctttgaggaaaagtttggtcaagggttggctaaggcggcgctctagcagcaatcgaacacgacataagacacgaacaaacccatataatcatatggaggtgcactgtcagacacaaacaaacaaacaagactaacctcgagtcgaacatgtcagttgattctgtctgtaatgttcgatacccacctgtgctgtgagtaccttggctgtcaaacgcttcacagctacagtagatagaattcaatgcgggacattttcaagttttttttacgtagtttgtctctttttcttcttaaaattgcgtacaaaatatttagaatagctatcaataatattagcaatgcttcacaatcaattataacatcaaatatacaGGTTTGAAATGTATAAAACTATTACGTGTACACAATgcatgtgtatgcactgtatgtgttttggcatggacgtttgtttacttttttcaataataaatttgaatgatttttatgttatttttgataTTAATAACtagtttattatttgttgaatcttccccctgcaGATGGAtgttcatttaaactatgaaaatgcttcattttcgagatgATAAGataggcgtattgcagtgcatcatgacaggtctataagacatcgaacagctgacagagcacctatcgaacagagtcgtgtttgtttgtctcgttcgattggtcccagagcgccgcctaaggcagcgctctagcagcaatcgaacacgacatcgaacatgaaaaatgtatgggatttgacatgttcgatttgataaccaacaaatcgaacatgtcaaatcccatacatttttcatgttcgatgtcgtgttcgattgctgctagagcgccgggtaaggCGATATGCTGAATAGGATTTGAACTCCTCGAttgattaaattcattaaCTTACATCACTGCAGTTCAACTTCAGCAATATTATTAGTCTATTAACTATTACACTGATAACATACTACACATggatgttttacaacaaaccaacttaaAAACACACGTTTACTTGCTTCGCATGCTTAATTAAATCACATTTTAACACAGGTGAAACACATTGAGCGAATAAATTATCCGTTCATAAAAACTGACTtcaacaacattgaagtggctgcttctgtGGGCTTGTGGCTTAATCCACCAAACTGATagttttttggctttgtttgatggaactgtatttttagtacaagaaattggtggtgttttcggtatcttggttatatgGGTTAAGACCGATTTGGTTATATGGGTGAAAAGAGAGCATTTGTATTCTATTTCCGATGCACGGTAGTGCAACTATCCGGTTCGGTACGATTACCGAATTAAGCCGATTGCTTGCATGCGGTGTAACGCAACCCAAGTAGCCTTAAGAAactttatttgattattaacaGTGTGTAATCTTTCTTAATTTCGGAAGAATTAACTGAAGGCTGAAGAATtgcgtgttttctgttttagcgCTCAATCACGAATGACATCTCTATTTGACAGTATTGCCTGAGATACTTAAACCTAGGTGTGATCGCACAAACAAGATGTACATATAgaaaaggtgtatgtgtaaggatgtcaaggtgtatgtgtgaggtatATACAAATTCGAATTTCTAATTTCTACAGCTCGGCCATCCTGACGAGAAATTGACctcaatttttcctgcataTGTATAGCCCTACCCTTAATCTTAAGTGTAGCTTTATGAACATATTCCGATCAAGCTCCCCCCAGAGGCACTATCCATCTTCTCAACTTGTCCGACTCCAACACTCCATCATATGGTATTTGCGTCATTTGTATTCCATCGATATCACGTATAACATATCTGTCATTAGGTAAACGTTTGTGGATAACGTATGGACCTTTATATCGGGcaatgagttttttgtttgaatttggtgTGTTatctacatttttaattacaacaaaCTCTCCTTCATTGAATACGGGAGCAGGGCGATGGTGTTTAGCATGTTGTTTctcattattttgttgtgattttaaaatattgaatgatgCTTCTGCACGTATAGTTTCTAAATCTgaaaatgctttgtttttgtcttctaAATATTCGGTCAATATATCTACTGAAGGGCCTCGTTGGTTAACACCAAACAATAGCATAGAAGGGGAAAAACGAGTGGACGAATGAATGGTATTATTAAGAGCGTATTCTGTAGATAGCAAATGGGTCACCCAATCTACATGGTCGGTCTGATTTGATAATTTGCTCAATATGGGACGAATAATGCGATTGACCCTTTCCACTTGACCATTAGCTTGTGGTGATCCTGTGGCATTCAACACATGGCTAATTCCgcgagaagaaaggaaattggaaaatgcgGCTGAAGTAAAGCATGTACCTCGATCGCTAATTATTCTTTTAGGTCGACTGTAGTAagagaaatattgttttagaGCATTGCACACCTCTTTTGTACTAGTGGAAGTTGTTGGATACAATTTAACGAATTTCGTAAATGCGTCTATTACTACCAAtaagtattttttctttaaagatGATGTAGGTAGCGGTCCAAAATGGTCAATGTGCAAGGTATCAAATGGGTAAGGTTCTTTTTGGATGCTATGAAGGTTCCGATTATTTACTCTAGATGGAGCAGAGTGAATAATGCACTTCAAGCAGTTATTTATAAAGTTTATTATCCGTGTTTTTCTGTTAGGAAACCAATAATTCTGATCTATTTggttgcaacatttttcggCTCCCAAATGACCTATTTGTTCGTGTATTGATCGTATCAGATTATTAACCATTTCTGTTGGCACGTATAATTTTAGCCTATTAGAAGGTGATCGTTTGAATACAATACCGTCTTGTAATTGGTAACCTTCGACATCCGTCGTCTCTAACTCTTTTTTCAGAGTTTGGATAAGCGGATCCCTAGCCTGAGCTACACGTATTTGGAAGTCAATATCAACATCATCGAAGGCAGCCAAATGTTCCAGTCGGCTTAATGCGTCTACATGACTCATTGCTAGtccagggcgatgttgaaTAATGTAATTATAATTCTCCAGGAACAGTGACCAACGTGCTATCTTTGCGGAcgaatttctatttttaagcgtTTCTACCAGAGAATTACAATCAGTCACTATCTTTATTGGAATGCCGTGTACATAGGTATGGAAACGTTTGAGTGCATATATAACGGCCAATGTTTCAAGCTCGTAGCTGTGCAATTTAGCTTCATCAGCCGAAGTGGTTTTGGAAAAATACGAAATAGGGTGATATCTACCATCATCCTGTTTTTGCAAAAGCACAGAACCAAAAGCTATCGAACTTGCGTCACAGTGAAGTTCAGTTTCGCGTTTAGGGTCGTATATGGCAAGCACCGGAGCTACTATCAATTTATCTCGGAGTGTTTCAAATGCTTTTTTAcactcatcatcaaaaataaatggaacattgtttttcaaaagattaGTAAGTGGTTTTGCAATACTAGAGAAATGTGGAACAAACCTccggaaaaacgaaaaaagaccTAAACATTGTTGTACCTGTTTTGTGTTCTGAGGAACAGGAtagtttttgataatttttacatGATTATCGCTAGGACATATACCTGAATGATTGGCCTTGTATCCTAAGTAATCCAATTCATCGTAAGCAAACTTACATTTATCAAGCCGTAGCTCCAACCCATTATTTCGTAGAGTATGCAAAACTTCACTAACTATTTCAAGATGTTCTTTAAAGTCTTGAGAAGCTATGAGAATGTCGTCAATGTATACAACCAGCTTTTCATTCTCGATGAATTTCCGCAAAATTGTATTAATGAAACGCTGAAATTCAGCTGGCGCGTTTTTTAATCCGAAGGGCATACGCGTGTACTCGTACTGGCCGTCTGGAGTAACAAACGCtgtgaatttaattgaatccTCGTCCATTGCCACTTGATGAAAACCACTCTTTAGGTCTAGTAACGTAAAGAATTTTTTATTGCCCAAGTGTTCTAGGCACGTCTCTATGAGTGGAAGCGGGTAGTTGTCGCGGATTGTTACTTTATTAAGAGGTCGGTAGTCGACACACTTACGAATTTcgccatttttcttcctaaCGAGTACCAGTGCGGAAGCATAAGGAGAGTTACTGGGtcttattatatttttctctAATAAATCCTTCACAATGACTTTTACTTTATTCCTTTCATCGAAAGAAAGTCGTCTAGGCTTTGTGAAAATAGGAGTATCATGAGTTAAGCTAATTCGCATTTTATGAGCAGATGGTATTATATGTTTATCCggaaaattaatgtaattattgGACACTATTGATCTTAAAGCAATGCCTTGTTCTTTAGAAAGATGTTCTCCAACATTTATAGTGCTAGCCTCATCGCTAATATTTATAGAACACATTTCAGAAAAAGTTGTGTCatattgttgtttatgttcagATTTGTCTGATATCGAaatgaattttgaagaaatattgGGATCGGACAATTTCGAATCTTTGCATACCTCTGGTAAGGGAGCCTGGATCGAACTACGTAAAAGACCCAACGTTTGGAGCTTATGGTAAAAACCCGGTTTTTTTAAGTTCagaattttatgtttatttaaattcatcagCATAAGTTTGCTGTAATGTTTACGGAATTGAGCGAGTGTGATGTTAAATTCTGATAACAAATCTCTCCCTACTATCATGGATAGGGACATGTAGctttttggtaaaatataGAAATTGTGAATGAATGTTTGATTACGAAAACTAAGTTTTAGCTGTACTGTTCCAAGAGTTTGTAAATTCACATTTCCTATTCCTCGAAATCCACTTGGTTGGGGAGCGCTTAGTTTTGTAACCGGaacaatggcttcatttatgAAGCTTTTAGAGCTACCGGAATCAAAAAGAGATGTTATAATTAATCCTGGGCTCCAAACATTGTTTCTCTTAAAAGCTACACTTACCTCCTGATAGGCCTCAAGTTGAACgaagtttccattttccccagAATCTAGATGCGCTGTTTCATTGTCGTTGCCCTGTACCGCAGCAACCGTTAGTTGACGTCTATCTGGGACAGGACAGTTGCGAATGACATGTGATGTGCTACCACATCGGAAACAGGAACCCGGAGCTCGGCGAGGTTGTGTGCATTGCGATGAATGATGTCCATGATTCGAGCAGTTATAACATCGAAGAGGTTCTGTCGTCGTTTGTCTTGGTGGAATCGGTCTCGGGGAAATGGTGTTGATGTGAGATGGGCTGCGGCGTTCTGGGTTTTTGCGCAACAGAAGATGGGATTCATATCGCTTAATG from Anopheles coluzzii chromosome X, AcolN3, whole genome shotgun sequence includes:
- the LOC120956704 gene encoding uncharacterized protein LOC120956704, with the protein product MRKTWIKRDNIYHKPLYKQKLKFTLFLVVLMGISFFIYQLVYISQLLTLESNHVVHETHLLKQNPITSISLDGRHEVDNLQGRFGKLTQEQNYKSRNKTNSIPNISEEISFVYPKKIGNAERHIFRGIRVVDLHRYSVNKGVKNFRCFTSLREIPWEWVNDDYCDCPDDGSDEPSTSACPRGRFYCKFQRRHNTGRGKDMFISSGRVNDGICDCCDGSDEWLTRRSTGPSHLCGDECKTEY